GCCGCGCTGGGCCTCGCCGGGACGTCGGTGCAGGCCGTCGCGCGCAACCCGCTCGCCGAACCGGGCCTGCTCGGCATCACGGGCGGTGCGGGCGTCGGCGCGGTGCTCGCGACCGTCCTGCTGCCGGGGACCTCGGTGTGGGGCGTGTCCGTCGGCGCGGTGCTCGGCGCCGGGCTGACGTTCTCGCTCGTCTACGGCCTGTCGTCGCGGCGGGGGCTCAGCTCCGACCGGCTCGTGCTCGTCGGCATCGGCGTCTCCGCCGCGGCCTCCTCGATCATCACGCTGCTCGTCGTGCTCACGAGCCCGTGGAACACGACCATGGCCCTCACGTTCCTGTCCGGCTCGACGTACGGGCGGACCGCCGCGCAGGTGTGGCCCGTCGCGGTCGCGCTCGTCGTGCTCGCGCCGCTGCTGGTGCGCTGGCGGCGGGACCTCGACGTCATCGCGCTCGACGACGACGTGCCGCGCGTGCTCGGCGTCCCCCTGGAGCAGACGCGTCTGGGGCTGCTCGTCGTGACCGCGCTGCTCACGGCCGTCGCCGTGTCGGCCGTCGGCGTCGTCGGGTTCATCGGGCTCGTCGCGCCGCACCTGGCGCGCGCGCTCGTCGGGTCGTCGCACGCGCGCGTCGTCCCCGTCGCGGCGCTGCTCGGCGCGGTCGTGCTGAGCGCCGCGGACACCGTCGGGAGGACCGTCATCGCGCCCGCGCAGATCCCCGCGGGCCTGGTGGCGGCACTGATCGGCGCCCCGTACTTCGTCTACCTGCTGTGGCGCAGCCGCCGCGCCTGACGCCGCGCGCGGGCCGGGTGTCCATGTGACGAACACCCGGGTTTAGGCAAGCCTCACCTTCGCGTAGGGTGGCCGACGTGACGACGACCACGACGACGGAGACCACCGCCGCCGCGACCGACGCGCTGCCGTTCCGCATGTTCGCGGTCCAGGTCGCGGACGTGCAGCGCCTGTGCCCCAGCGTCCTGCGGATCACCTTCAGCGGCGACGACCTCGACCGCTTCGCGGACAACGGGTTCGACCAGCGCATCAAGTTCTTCCTGCCGCTGCGCGACGCGGGCTACGACGAGCTGCTCTCGCTCGACGGCTCCGCCGACTGGTACGGCCGCTGGCGCGCGCTGCCCGACGAGCGCCGCCACACCGTCCGCACGTACACCGCGCGCGCCGTCCGCCAGCACCGTCGCGAGCTCGACGTCGACGTCGTGCTGCACGGCGACCTCGGCCCCGCCTCCCGCTGGGCGGGCTCCGCCGCCCCCGGCGACGAGCTCGTCATCCTCGGCCCCAACGCCGACGCGGTCGGCCCGCACGGCGGCGTCGACTTCGTGCCCCCGGCCCGCACCGACCGCCTGCTCATCGCGGGCGACGAGACCGCGCTGCCCGCCATCGCCGGCATCCTCGAGCGCCTGCCCGCCGACGCGCGCGGCGAGGCCATCATCGAGATGCCGCACCCCGAGGACCGCCTCGACCTCGTCGCGCCCGAGGGCGTGACCGTCCGCTGGTACGGCCGCGGCGACAACCCGCACGGCTCGCTCCTCGTCCCCGCGGTCCAGGCCGCGTGCGCCCGCATGCTGCCCGGCCAGGCGCCCGCGCCCGACGTCGACCTCGAGGACGTCGACGTCGACGAGGGCATCCTGTGGGAGGTGCCCGTCGACTGGACGACCGGCGAGCCCCTCGCGACCGAGGCGCACCTGTACGCGTGGCTCGCGGGCGAGGCCGCCGTCATCAAGACGCTGCGCCGCCACCTCGTGTCCGAGTGCGGCGTCGACCGCAAGGCCGTCGCCTTCATGGGCTACTGGCGCGAGGGCCGCTCCGAGGCGAGCTGACGCGTCGCCGCCGCCGCAGCAGGCGGCGGGCCGGTGCGGCGGCGGGGGTCGTGCGACCGACCTAGGCTCGGACCCGGGCGATCCGCCCGACCGACTCCCGAGGGAAGACGACTCATGCAGACTCGCAGCATCGGTGACCGCCAGGTGAGCGCGATCGGCCTCGGCGGCATGCCGATGTCGATCGAGGGCCGGCCCGACGAGGCCCGGTCGATCGCCACGATCCACGCGGCGCTCGACGCGGGCGTGACCCTCATCGACACGGCGGACTCCTACCACCGCGACGCGGGCGAGGTCGGGCACAACGAGGAGCTCATCGCGAAGGCGTTGCGGTCCTTCGGGCGTGACACGTCGGACGTCCTCGTCGCGACCAAGGGCGGCCACCTGCGCCCCGGGGACGGCTCGTGGACCCAGAACGGTGACCCCGACTACCTCAAGGCGGCCGCCAAGGCGTCCGCGCAGCGGCTCGGCGTCGACGCGATCGGCCTGTACCAGTTCCACCGCCCCGACCCGTCGGTGCCCTACGCCGACTCGGTGGGGGCGGTCCGCGACCTGCTCGACGAGGGCGTCGTCCAGATGGCCGGGATCTCGAACGCGAACCCGGAGCAGATCCGTGAGGCGCAGGACATCCTCGGCGGTCGGCTGGTGAGCGTGCAGAACCAGTTCTCGCCCCGGTTCCGCTCGTCGCTGCCCGAGCTGGAGCTGTGCGCCGAGCTCGGCATCGCCTTCCTGCCGTGGAGCCCTCTCGGTGGCATCTCCCTGGCGCGGTCCGGCGAGCTGGGCGCGGAGTTCGCGCCGTTCGTCGACATCGCGGCCGACCACGGGGTCTCGCCGTTCCAGGTCACGCTCGCGTGGGAGCTCGCACTCGCGCCGGTCGTCATCCCCATCCCGGGGTCGTCGCGACCGGAGTCGATCCAGGACTCGGCCGCGGCCGCCTCCCTGACCCTCACCGCCGACGAGGTCGCCCGGCTGTCCGCCGCCGCGTGAGCGCCTGACGCGCGTGTGACGGTCGCGCTCGTCGCTCACGCCGACCGGTTCTGGCGGTCGCTGCGCGATCCGTGGCGGTCACCCCCTTGGCAGGGCCGTCCCGCGCTCGGGAGAGTCGGGTCATGTCCGAGACTCGAGAGCTGCCGGCCGCGTTCGACGGTCAGGTCCTGGTCGCCGGCGACCCGGGGTACGACGAGGCGCGCGCGGTGTGGAACGGCGCGGTCGACCGGCGGCCGCGGTACGTCGTGCGGTGCGCGGGCGTGGCCGACGTCCAGCGCGCGGTCCGGGTGGCGCGCGACCTGGGCCTCACGCTGGGCATCCGCGGCGGCGGGCACAGCGCGGCCGGGTGGGCGGTGCCCGACGACGGGCTGATGATCGACCTGTCGGGGATGCGGGAGGTCACGGTCGACCCCGCCGCCCGCACGGCGCAGGTGCAGGGCGGCGCGCTCCTCGGGTCGCTCGACGCGGCGACGCAGCCGTTCGGGCTCGCGACGACCGCGGGCATCGTGTCGCACACCGGGATCGGCGGCCTCGCGCTCGGCGGCGGTGTGGGCTGGCTCGCGCGCCAGGTCGGCCTCACGTGCGACAACGCGCTCGGGTTCGAGGTCGTGACCGCCCAGGGGGAGGTCGTGCGAGCGACCGCCGACGAGAACCCCGACCTGTTCTGGGGGCTGCGCGGCGGGGGCGGCAACTTCGGCGTCGTCACGCGCTTCGACCTCGCGCTGCACGACGTCGGCACACAGGCGCTCGTGGCGGAGGTGGACCTCGACCCGGAGCACGCCCTCGACGCGCTGCGGACCTGGACGGCGCGGGCGTCGGACGCGCCGCGTGCCGCGACGCTGTACGCGGAGATCGTCGCCGGGGGTCCGCTCACGCTGGGGTTCGTCCGGGTCGGGGACCCCGCGGGAGCCGAGGGGCTCGTCGCGGAGCTCGACCACCTCGGGACGCCGCTCGCCCGACGCGTCGAACCGCGGTCGTACCTCGAGGTGCAGAGCCAGTCGGACGCGCCGACGGCGCACGGCTTCCGCCGCTACGCGAAGAGCCACTACGTCCGCGGTCTGCCGGACGCGGGTCTGGAGGCGTTCCTGGCGCACGTCGACGCCGGTGTCGGTGCGGCCAGCCTCGTCTCCTACGGCGGCGCGATCGCCGACGTCGACGCCGACGCGACCGCGTTCGTGCACCGCGACGTGGAGCTCGAGTACGACGTCGGTGCCCGCTGGGAGGACGCCGCGGACGACGAGCGCATCGTCGCGTCGTGCCGCGGGCTGGCGGCGGGGCTCGAGCCGTGGAGCAGCGGCGTCTACGTCAACGCGCTCGCCGACGAGGGCAGTGCGGGGGTCCGGCGGGCGTACGGCGACGCCACCTACGCCCGGCTGCGTCAGGTGAAGTCGGCCTGGGACCCCGAGAACGTCTTCCGGCTCAACCAGAACATCCCGCCGGCCTGACGTCGCTGACGTCGCCCGAGGGGCGCGCGACGGCTCGTCACCGGGTCGGGTCGACGACGGTGACCCCGGCGACGACCGCGCTGTCGAAGCGGGGCAGGAGCGTCGCGGCCTCGGCGAGGCCGACGGTCCGCTCGACCAGGAGCCCCGGCCGGAGCACGTCGCGCTCGACGAGGTCCATCATCCCGGGGTAGTCGACCGCCGCCATCCCGTGGCTGCCGAGCAGGTCCAGCTCCCAGCCGATGACGCGCGACATGGGGACGCGCGGGTGCCCGTCGACCGGCGGCAGGAGCCCGACCTGGACGTGCCGGCCGCGCCGGCGCAGGCTGAGGATCGCGTCGGCGCAGGTCTGCTCGCTGCCGACCGCGTCGACCGTCACGTGGCTCCCGCCTCCGGTGATCTCGACGACCGCCGCCGGGACGTCGGCGGACCCGGCCTGGATCACGTGGTCCGCTCCGAGGCGGGAGGCCGCGGCGAGCGCCTCGGGGTTGCGGTCGACGGCGACGACGCGAGCCCCCAGGGCGCGCGCGATCATCACGGTGCTGAGGCCGACGCCGCCGGCGCCGTAGACGGTGACCCACTCACCCTCGGCGACGCGCGCGCGGGCCACGAGCGCCCGGTACGCCGTCGCGAATCGGCACCCCAGGCTCGCGGCCGTCACGAAGTCGACGCCGTCCGGCAGGGCGACGAGGTTGGTGTCGGCGGCGTGCAGCGCCACCCGCTCGGCGAACGAGCCGCAGTGCGTGAAGCCGGGCTGCTGCTGCCGGGGGCAGACCTGCGCGTCGCCGGCGAGGCACCACTCGCACGTCCCGCAGCCGCACACGAACGGCACCGTCACGCGGTCGCCGACCTGCCAGCGCCGCACCTCGGGCCCGACCTCGACGACGACGCCCGCGAGCTCGTGACCGGGGACGTGCGGGAAGGTCACGTCGTCGTCGTGGCCCGCCCAGGCGTGCCAGTCGCTCCGGCAGACGCCCGTCGCCCGCACCTCGACCACCACGCCCGCGGGCGGGGCGGTGGGGGCGGGCACCTCCCGCACCTCCGGCGGGGACCCGACGACATCGATCATCACGGCACGCACCGGGGCATCGTGCCACCCGTGCCGGGCACGCGCGGACGGCGGCTGTGGAGCCGTGACGCCTGCCAGCGGTCTGCGCGCGCCCGATCCCGCCGCGCGCGGCAGCATGAGGGTCGTGAACCTGCGACAGCTCGGACCGTTCCGCGTCTCCCCGATCGGCCTGGGCGCGATGCCCATGTCGATGAACGACGACAGGGCATACCCCGGCGAGGACGACGCGATCGCGACGATCCACGCCGCGCTCGACGCGGGCGTCACCCTCATCGACACCGCCGACATCTACGCGCCGAGCTGGGACACGATGGGCCACAACGAGGTGCTGGTCGGGAAGGCCGTCCGCACGTGGGGCGGCGACACGAGCGACGTCGTGATCGCGACCAAGGGCGGGATCACGCGGGGCCCCGGCGAGTCGTGGGGTCGCGACGGGTCGCTGGCCTACCTGCAGGGCGCCGTCGAGAAGTCCCTCCGGAACCTCGGGGTCGAGGCGATCGACCTGTACCAGTACCACCGGCCCGACCGCTGGATGGTGTACGGCGAGGTCATGGAGAACCTCAAGACGCTCCAGACCCAGGGCAAGGTGCGCGCGCTCGGGATCTCGAACGCGAGCGTCGAGGAGATCGAGATCGCGGAGCAGGTGCTCGGGGAGGGCAACCTCGCGAGCGTCCAGAACGAGTTCTCGCCGCGACACCCCGGCAGCTACGGCGAGCTCCGGCACTGCGAGCGCCGCGGCATCGCGTTCCTCCCGTGGAGCCCGCTCGGCGGCACGGGCGGTGGTGCACGCGCGGTGGGTGAGCGGTTCGCGGTGTTCGCCGAGCTGGCCGCGACGTACGAGGTCAGCCCGCAGCGTGTCGTGCTCGCCTGGGAGCTCGCGCTGAGCGACCGGCTCATCGCCATCCCGGGTGCGCGACGGGCCGCGTCGATCCAGGACTCCGCGCAGGCGGCCACGCTCGTCCTCGATCCCGAGGACGTCGACCGCTGCTCCACGGCGCTCGGGCTCGACGCCTGACGGTCGCCCCCGTCGCCGCCCGCGGAGTCGTCGACGTCGGGTGCGTCGGACCGGCAGCCCGGATCCGCGTCGACGCGCGCCAACTGGATCGCGTACGCGCTGATCGGGGCGCTCGTCGTGGTGGTGATCCTGTTCTTCGTCGGGTACGCGATCGGCATCGCCGACTGACCGGCTGCGCCACCCGCGGGGCCGCGGGTCAGCGGTGCTCGAAGACGACGTACTCCTGGCGCTCACCGTCCTGGTCGCTGACGCCGAGGGCGAGCCGGCCGCTGAGCGACGCCATCCACGTGACCTCGTCGCCGAAGGCCACGTCGGCGCCCGTGGGCGCGGGGGTCGGGGCGGGACCGGGCCGCACGACGTGCTCCTCGCCCGCGTCCTGCACGTGCACGGACCACAGGCGCTCGCCCCGGTAGGAGATCGCGTCGAGCTGCGCCCCGCGGGCGGCGAGGATCACGCGGCCGTCCGTGAGGAGCTGGTGGACCGAGACGCCGTCGCCCGGCATCGGCACGCGCCAGCGGACCCGGCCGGTCCGGGCGTCGACGGCGGCGAGCTCGTCGGGCGTCCGCGCCACGACCAGGCCGTCGAGCGCGATCGCGGCGAGCACGTCGAGGCCGGGCACCTCCCACCGGACGGAGCCGTCCGGCTCGCGCAGGCGTGCGACGCTGCCGTCGTCGGCGGCCGGGTCGGCGGGGAGCGGCTCGCCGCCGCGCGTGCGGGTCGAGCTCGGTGAGGCCGCCGTCCCGGTGAGCAGGGCGTCCTCCAGGGTGCCGTCGTCGAGCCCCACCCACTCCAGGTGGTCACCGTCGAACGGCACCTCGGTCCCGTCGGGGCGCACGAGCATCACGGGGACGTCCCCGGTCGGCTCGTCGGTCGCGCGCTCGGGGTCGGTGACGACGACCGAGCCGTCGGGCCGGAGCGTCGTCTGCCCCCACAGCCCGCCGTGGCCTTCCAGCGTGGTGAGGGTCGCCCCGTCGTCGGCCGACAGCAGCCACCCCGCGTCGTCGGGGCCGACGGTGGCCAGCACGCGGTCCTCGACGGCCATGATCGACACGTACGTGTCCGGCCCGACCTCCGGGAGGTCGAGCGTGCGCGTCCACCGCGTCGTGCCGTCCCACTCGGACGCGGCCAGGGTCAGGCGTGCGCCGTCGCGCGTCCCGACGACCGTGCCCCAGGGGCCGGTGCCGAGCATCGCCCCCGCGGGCAGGTCGGTGCGGCGCAGCACGCGCCCGTCCGCACCGGCGACCTCGACGATCGCCGTCACGTCCGTCCAGAGGCCGTCGGCCGGTGCGTCGGCGGAGGGGGGCAGCTGCCAGTGGACGACGCACCGCAGGGACGTCGCCGCCTCGTCCTCCGGGGGCCAGCACCACGAGCCGCCGTCGAGCGCGCCCTCGACCGGCGGGGCGAACGTCGTCTCCCAGACGGGTTCCGCGGTCGCGGGGTCGAGCGCGACGAGCCGGGCTTCCGTGGCGCCGCCGGACCCGGACGTCCCGGTGACCAGGACGTCCGCGACCGGCACCCCCATGCCGAGGTACGCGGACACCTCGGGCGGCACGTCCCCGTCCCGCCACGAGTAGGAGCCGCGCAGGAACACCGGGAACGCGGGGTCGACGGGGTCGAGCACGAGCGGGACGTCGGCGAGAGCGGCTGCGCGGGCGTCGTCCTGCACCCGGAGGCGGTGGTCGCTGACGAGCTGGTACGCGACGAGCCCGGCGACGACCGTCGCGCCCGCGACCAGCCACCGCGGCCGGCGACGGACGCGGTCGAGGAACGACGGGTCCTCGTCCTGCGCGGGCGTCGACGGGTCGTCCGTCTCGACCAGGTCGACGTGCCGCATCGTCACGTGCGGGACGCTACTCGTCGCGCCCCCGCGCCCGCTGCTGTTCGGGCGGTCGACGGGCGGCCCTCGGGGGCCGGGTGCGAGGGTGGACGCCATGCGGATCACGACGCTGACCTCGACGATCGTCCTGTGCGCGCTGGCCCTCGCGGGCTGCGCCGCCGAGCCGGAGGCGCAGGAACCACCGTCGCCGACCGCTGCCGCGTCGACACCG
The sequence above is a segment of the Cellulomonas fimi genome. Coding sequences within it:
- a CDS encoding siderophore-interacting protein, whose translation is MTTTTTTETTAAATDALPFRMFAVQVADVQRLCPSVLRITFSGDDLDRFADNGFDQRIKFFLPLRDAGYDELLSLDGSADWYGRWRALPDERRHTVRTYTARAVRQHRRELDVDVVLHGDLGPASRWAGSAAPGDELVILGPNADAVGPHGGVDFVPPARTDRLLIAGDETALPAIAGILERLPADARGEAIIEMPHPEDRLDLVAPEGVTVRWYGRGDNPHGSLLVPAVQAACARMLPGQAPAPDVDLEDVDVDEGILWEVPVDWTTGEPLATEAHLYAWLAGEAAVIKTLRRHLVSECGVDRKAVAFMGYWREGRSEAS
- a CDS encoding aldo/keto reductase, which encodes MQTRSIGDRQVSAIGLGGMPMSIEGRPDEARSIATIHAALDAGVTLIDTADSYHRDAGEVGHNEELIAKALRSFGRDTSDVLVATKGGHLRPGDGSWTQNGDPDYLKAAAKASAQRLGVDAIGLYQFHRPDPSVPYADSVGAVRDLLDEGVVQMAGISNANPEQIREAQDILGGRLVSVQNQFSPRFRSSLPELELCAELGIAFLPWSPLGGISLARSGELGAEFAPFVDIAADHGVSPFQVTLAWELALAPVVIPIPGSSRPESIQDSAAAASLTLTADEVARLSAAA
- a CDS encoding FAD-binding oxidoreductase, yielding MSETRELPAAFDGQVLVAGDPGYDEARAVWNGAVDRRPRYVVRCAGVADVQRAVRVARDLGLTLGIRGGGHSAAGWAVPDDGLMIDLSGMREVTVDPAARTAQVQGGALLGSLDAATQPFGLATTAGIVSHTGIGGLALGGGVGWLARQVGLTCDNALGFEVVTAQGEVVRATADENPDLFWGLRGGGGNFGVVTRFDLALHDVGTQALVAEVDLDPEHALDALRTWTARASDAPRAATLYAEIVAGGPLTLGFVRVGDPAGAEGLVAELDHLGTPLARRVEPRSYLEVQSQSDAPTAHGFRRYAKSHYVRGLPDAGLEAFLAHVDAGVGAASLVSYGGAIADVDADATAFVHRDVELEYDVGARWEDAADDERIVASCRGLAAGLEPWSSGVYVNALADEGSAGVRRAYGDATYARLRQVKSAWDPENVFRLNQNIPPA
- a CDS encoding zinc-dependent alcohol dehydrogenase family protein gives rise to the protein MRAVMIDVVGSPPEVREVPAPTAPPAGVVVEVRATGVCRSDWHAWAGHDDDVTFPHVPGHELAGVVVEVGPEVRRWQVGDRVTVPFVCGCGTCEWCLAGDAQVCPRQQQPGFTHCGSFAERVALHAADTNLVALPDGVDFVTAASLGCRFATAYRALVARARVAEGEWVTVYGAGGVGLSTVMIARALGARVVAVDRNPEALAAASRLGADHVIQAGSADVPAAVVEITGGGSHVTVDAVGSEQTCADAILSLRRRGRHVQVGLLPPVDGHPRVPMSRVIGWELDLLGSHGMAAVDYPGMMDLVERDVLRPGLLVERTVGLAEAATLLPRFDSAVVAGVTVVDPTR
- a CDS encoding aldo/keto reductase, with amino-acid sequence MNLRQLGPFRVSPIGLGAMPMSMNDDRAYPGEDDAIATIHAALDAGVTLIDTADIYAPSWDTMGHNEVLVGKAVRTWGGDTSDVVIATKGGITRGPGESWGRDGSLAYLQGAVEKSLRNLGVEAIDLYQYHRPDRWMVYGEVMENLKTLQTQGKVRALGISNASVEEIEIAEQVLGEGNLASVQNEFSPRHPGSYGELRHCERRGIAFLPWSPLGGTGGGARAVGERFAVFAELAATYEVSPQRVVLAWELALSDRLIAIPGARRAASIQDSAQAATLVLDPEDVDRCSTALGLDA
- a CDS encoding PQQ-binding-like beta-propeller repeat protein, which encodes MRHVDLVETDDPSTPAQDEDPSFLDRVRRRPRWLVAGATVVAGLVAYQLVSDHRLRVQDDARAAALADVPLVLDPVDPAFPVFLRGSYSWRDGDVPPEVSAYLGMGVPVADVLVTGTSGSGGATEARLVALDPATAEPVWETTFAPPVEGALDGGSWCWPPEDEAATSLRCVVHWQLPPSADAPADGLWTDVTAIVEVAGADGRVLRRTDLPAGAMLGTGPWGTVVGTRDGARLTLAASEWDGTTRWTRTLDLPEVGPDTYVSIMAVEDRVLATVGPDDAGWLLSADDGATLTTLEGHGGLWGQTTLRPDGSVVVTDPERATDEPTGDVPVMLVRPDGTEVPFDGDHLEWVGLDDGTLEDALLTGTAASPSSTRTRGGEPLPADPAADDGSVARLREPDGSVRWEVPGLDVLAAIALDGLVVARTPDELAAVDARTGRVRWRVPMPGDGVSVHQLLTDGRVILAARGAQLDAISYRGERLWSVHVQDAGEEHVVRPGPAPTPAPTGADVAFGDEVTWMASLSGRLALGVSDQDGERQEYVVFEHR